The following are encoded together in the Pedobacter sp. D749 genome:
- a CDS encoding glucosaminidase domain-containing protein, with the protein MSILILFSSCGTRKFSKNNKQIEKAANKANNNSYKSYNTLSYIDEFKGVAVEEMNANGIPASITLAQGILESGSGNSDLAKYANNHFGIKCTSDWKGKNYFRDDDQKNDCFRVYKDARESFRDHSDFLKRKRYSFLFQLDKNDYKSWAQGLKTAGYATNPKYPDLLINTIEKYQLYQYDQSESEKQKIAREDRVFSEINQNIPQEKAKFAPVETPPAGAKPIIADGTYTVVKGDTLYNIAKRFNLTVDQLKMLNEMSTDAIKLGQTLKVK; encoded by the coding sequence TTGTCAATCCTTATTCTTTTTAGTTCTTGCGGTACGCGGAAATTTTCCAAAAACAACAAACAGATCGAAAAAGCAGCCAACAAAGCCAATAACAATTCGTACAAAAGCTATAATACGCTAAGTTATATTGATGAGTTTAAAGGTGTAGCGGTAGAAGAAATGAATGCAAACGGTATCCCTGCAAGTATTACTTTGGCGCAGGGAATTTTAGAATCCGGCAGTGGAAATAGCGATCTGGCTAAGTATGCGAACAATCACTTTGGTATTAAATGCACATCAGATTGGAAGGGAAAAAACTATTTCCGCGATGATGACCAGAAAAACGACTGTTTTAGGGTGTATAAAGATGCCCGCGAATCTTTCAGGGATCATTCTGATTTTTTAAAGCGCAAGCGTTACAGTTTTCTTTTTCAGCTAGATAAAAACGATTACAAAAGCTGGGCGCAGGGATTAAAAACAGCGGGATATGCAACCAATCCTAAATATCCTGATCTGTTAATTAACACCATCGAAAAATACCAGCTTTACCAGTATGATCAATCAGAAAGCGAAAAGCAGAAGATCGCCCGGGAAGATCGTGTCTTTTCAGAAATCAATCAAAATATTCCTCAAGAGAAGGCCAAGTTTGCGCCAGTAGAAACGCCACCCGCAGGCGCCAAACCGATTATTGCCGATGGCACTTATACCGTTGTTAAAGGAGATACGCTGTACAACATAGCAAAACGTTTTAATTTAACGGTCGATCAGTTAAAAATGCTAAACGAAATGAGTACCGACGCCATTAAGCTGGGCCAAACACTTAAGGTTAAATAA
- a CDS encoding O-methyltransferase has translation MSLINDDLQDLLIAYCEPESELLQQIDRETNLKVLMPRMLSGHYQGRVLSMLSKMISPKRILEIGTFTGYATLCLAEGLTKDGLLYTLDINEELEDMVRRNFAKSAYNDQINYILGDATTTIASLDEVFDIVFIDADKKNNGSYYDLIFDRVRPGGIIIVDNVLWSGKVLQEKQDKDTRNITSFNDKIAADERVEKLILPVRDGLFVIRKK, from the coding sequence ATGAGCCTAATAAACGACGATTTACAGGATTTACTAATTGCCTATTGCGAGCCTGAAAGCGAATTGCTACAACAGATAGATCGCGAAACCAATCTTAAAGTTTTAATGCCACGGATGCTCTCTGGCCATTACCAGGGTAGGGTGTTGAGCATGCTGAGCAAAATGATTTCCCCTAAAAGGATTTTAGAAATCGGCACTTTTACCGGTTATGCCACCTTGTGCCTTGCTGAAGGATTAACAAAAGATGGCCTGTTGTATACCCTGGATATTAATGAAGAACTGGAAGATATGGTTCGCCGAAACTTCGCCAAATCAGCATATAACGACCAGATTAACTACATCCTTGGCGACGCTACCACTACAATAGCAAGTTTAGATGAAGTTTTCGACATTGTTTTTATCGATGCTGATAAGAAAAACAACGGCAGCTATTACGATCTCATTTTTGATCGCGTTCGCCCGGGCGGAATTATCATTGTTGATAACGTGTTGTGGAGTGGAAAAGTACTGCAGGAGAAACAGGATAAAGACACCAGAAATATTACTAGTTTTAATGATAAAATAGCTGCAGATGAACGGGTTGAGAAACTGATCTTACCTGTTCGGGATGGTTTGTTTGTGATTAGGAAGAAATGA
- the ricT gene encoding regulatory iron-sulfur-containing complex subunit RicT yields the protein MGCGSCSTGGGCTPNGCKSNGSCGTGGCQTMEVHDWLSNLDMPSNYKPFQVTEIKFKGSRKEFFLNNDNIYLEIGELVAVEGPTGGFDVGHVSLTGELVRIQMKRRKTALDQVTKKIYRKATEADVEKWNAAKGMEWETMHKARKLALDLRLQMKISDVDYQADKTKATFFYTADGRVDFRELIKKMAESFRIRIEMRQIGMRQEAGRLGGIGSCGRELCCSTWLTNFKTVSTAAARYQNLSLNTLKLAGQCGKLKCCLNYELDTYLDALKDIPDRIENLDTEAGYARHQKTDIFKKIMWFSYQGDENWIPVKAARVKEIMAMNKAGKKAPNLKEEAVQIAAPVVVEKSFDYENVVGQDSLTRLDERSRGKNNQSKNNNQKNNRNNNQNRRERVPAGDKNVAPIKQQQPQQGGQKNQQSGKPQPNGQKPQQQAVPKPQHVNGPKPQNNKPKPQQPQAQKPLVKAEGNVAAEGVKPEQSKNKNRNNRRKNNNRRNNNNGSENKPAAE from the coding sequence ATGGGATGTGGAAGTTGTTCAACAGGTGGTGGTTGCACCCCTAATGGATGCAAAAGTAATGGCTCATGTGGCACCGGTGGTTGCCAAACAATGGAAGTTCACGATTGGCTGTCTAATTTGGATATGCCTTCTAATTATAAACCTTTTCAGGTTACCGAAATCAAATTTAAAGGCTCACGTAAAGAGTTTTTCCTCAATAACGATAACATTTATCTGGAAATTGGAGAACTTGTTGCTGTTGAAGGGCCAACAGGTGGTTTTGATGTGGGGCACGTTTCGCTTACGGGCGAACTGGTAAGGATCCAGATGAAACGACGTAAAACGGCACTTGATCAGGTAACCAAAAAAATCTACCGTAAAGCTACTGAAGCTGATGTAGAGAAATGGAACGCCGCCAAAGGGATGGAATGGGAAACCATGCACAAAGCCCGTAAACTGGCATTGGATCTCCGTTTGCAGATGAAAATCAGTGATGTAGATTATCAGGCCGATAAAACCAAAGCCACTTTTTTTTATACAGCTGATGGACGTGTGGATTTTCGCGAACTGATTAAAAAAATGGCGGAGAGTTTCCGTATCCGGATTGAAATGCGCCAGATCGGGATGCGCCAGGAAGCTGGCCGTTTAGGCGGAATTGGCTCTTGCGGTCGCGAATTATGCTGCTCTACCTGGTTAACCAATTTCAAAACCGTATCTACAGCTGCGGCTCGATATCAAAATTTATCATTAAATACTTTAAAGCTTGCGGGGCAGTGCGGTAAATTAAAATGCTGCTTAAACTATGAGCTGGATACCTATCTGGATGCTTTAAAAGATATTCCCGATAGAATTGAAAACCTGGATACTGAAGCGGGTTATGCCCGTCATCAGAAAACAGATATTTTCAAAAAAATTATGTGGTTTAGTTACCAGGGCGATGAAAACTGGATTCCGGTTAAAGCTGCCCGGGTAAAAGAGATCATGGCGATGAACAAGGCGGGTAAAAAAGCACCTAACTTAAAAGAAGAAGCCGTTCAGATTGCCGCGCCAGTTGTGGTAGAAAAATCTTTCGATTATGAAAACGTAGTTGGTCAGGATAGTTTAACCCGCTTAGATGAGCGTTCTCGTGGTAAAAATAACCAGAGTAAGAACAACAACCAGAAAAATAACCGCAACAATAACCAAAATAGAAGAGAAAGAGTACCTGCTGGTGATAAGAATGTTGCGCCTATTAAGCAACAGCAACCCCAGCAAGGCGGCCAGAAGAACCAACAAAGCGGGAAACCACAGCCTAACGGGCAGAAACCACAGCAACAGGCAGTACCAAAACCACAGCATGTTAATGGGCCAAAACCTCAAAATAATAAACCAAAACCACAGCAACCACAAGCGCAAAAGCCTTTAGTGAAAGCTGAAGGAAATGTAGCTGCAGAGGGTGTTAAGCCAGAACAGAGCAAAAATAAGAATAGAAATAACCGTAGGAAAAATAATAACCGCCGAAACAACAATAATGGCTCAGAAAATAAACCTGCTGCTGAATAA
- a CDS encoding glucosaminidase domain-containing protein gives MKKIFTFCLFLLTGIIAKAQDTEEYIADHVEYAQGLMHDHKIPASVILAVAIHESAAGNSKIAQHLNNHFGVKGPNNNAEIRSSYRDYLNADESYSHFVEIMETREPFNNLFAKYDQYDYKGWAYGIRRCGYASSRSWASQVIGLIKKYELYRYDERPEGYEEPVYATPVRRHTRSRRTAKTYTVKSGDNLSIIAKKKGTTVKSLMQKNGIKKANLKPGQKIKF, from the coding sequence ATGAAGAAAATCTTTACTTTTTGTCTGTTCCTTTTAACGGGGATTATTGCAAAAGCGCAAGACACAGAAGAATATATCGCGGATCACGTAGAATATGCACAGGGTTTGATGCATGATCATAAAATTCCGGCCAGCGTTATTTTAGCCGTTGCCATACATGAATCGGCAGCCGGAAACAGTAAAATTGCGCAGCACCTCAATAACCATTTTGGTGTAAAAGGGCCTAACAACAATGCAGAAATTCGCTCATCGTACCGGGATTATTTAAACGCGGATGAATCTTACAGCCATTTTGTAGAAATTATGGAAACCCGTGAGCCTTTTAACAATCTTTTTGCAAAATACGATCAGTACGATTATAAAGGTTGGGCTTATGGCATCCGTCGCTGTGGTTACGCCAGTAGCAGAAGCTGGGCCAGCCAGGTGATTGGCTTAATTAAAAAATACGAACTCTATCGATATGACGAGCGGCCAGAAGGATACGAAGAACCTGTTTATGCTACTCCTGTACGCCGCCACACCAGAAGCAGAAGGACAGCAAAAACTTATACTGTGAAATCTGGCGATAACTTAAGTATCATAGCAAAAAAGAAAGGCACAACTGTTAAGTCACTCATGCAGAAAAACGGTATTAAAAAGGCAAACTTAAAACCAGGACAGAAGATTAAGTTTTAG
- a CDS encoding TonB-dependent receptor, producing the protein MIKILLKNILPLLLFLISTQLFAQGLKGKVTDSAGLAIPGATVQVVGSKIGTSSDGNGLYALKFPSAGAYKVRISFTGYQTSEVAVQIDNTVKTMDFALQDTKELLSDVVVVGSRSTPRTNIESVVPVDLISTKDVKVFAQTDLTQILNFVAPSFSSNRQTVSDGTDHIDPASLRGLGPDQVLVLVNGKRRHTTALVNINGTFGRGSVGTDLNSIPVSAIERIEVLRDGAAAQYGSDAIAGVINIVLKKVTPYSFSTSFGQSSSNALGRDFSDGRTFQVDFSKGWAFKNDKGFINFAAQYLQRGYTNRGGLDTRPLLYSASPTKGSTETEAAFQARFASLKAADDARAAANGLDRNNMRVGNSDSKNGGGFLNGQFNFGKTTQLYYAAGFTHKTGSAAGFYRLPTQTTQIDLSIYPNGFLPFIDTKINDYSFSAGLRGKLGTWDYDLSNTSGENTIAFNINNTVNASLPTGTSPTSFYAGELLFRQNTSNLDLNKKHTFDGGFLTSLNTAFGGEFRIDNYQIKEGELLSYSNGGRLIGTSPTASGAQVFPGFKPSNALDKSRHNVGAYADFEAEFGTRVTLGAAGRYENYSDFGSNFSYKFTGKVKLFGDVSIRGAYSTGFRAPSLHQQYFNNESTQFVGTNATQVLTVNNANPIVAQFGVGALKPEISKSGSLGLAGKIAKTFTFTIDAYNIDISDRIVFSSQYARERSAGVLVPTGVVNQILNTVDPAAQINSVQFFTNAITTNTAGIDVVLTNRFNLGAKSSLILSVAGNVNKTVVRSIQGSDKIESDPTLKAKLFDRLERSRFESSVPKNKLNITATYNVSKLSFVARTVRFGEVTYLNAIDPNIPANGLPTQLDQTFAPKWVTDFSVSYAASKTWSVTVGANNIFDVYPDKLYIDPRNNENNLSGVSTSNYSGGLDNTSNGRFLYPRAVSQFGFSGRYVYGKIACTF; encoded by the coding sequence ATGATAAAAATATTACTCAAAAACATCCTGCCCCTTCTTCTTTTTTTAATTTCTACACAACTATTTGCCCAAGGTTTAAAGGGTAAGGTTACGGATTCTGCAGGATTAGCTATTCCAGGCGCTACTGTTCAGGTAGTTGGTTCAAAAATTGGAACATCTTCTGATGGAAACGGGCTATATGCCTTAAAATTTCCTTCTGCCGGAGCTTATAAAGTCAGGATTTCTTTTACTGGTTATCAAACTTCTGAAGTAGCTGTTCAAATCGACAACACTGTTAAAACGATGGATTTTGCGCTGCAGGATACAAAAGAATTATTAAGTGATGTAGTTGTGGTGGGATCGAGATCGACGCCGAGAACGAACATTGAAAGCGTGGTTCCGGTTGATCTGATTTCTACAAAAGACGTTAAAGTATTTGCGCAGACCGATTTAACACAGATTTTGAATTTTGTGGCACCATCTTTTAGCTCTAACCGGCAAACCGTTTCTGATGGTACCGATCACATCGATCCGGCATCTTTACGTGGTTTAGGGCCAGATCAGGTTTTGGTGCTGGTAAACGGAAAACGTAGGCATACCACAGCCCTTGTAAACATTAATGGTACTTTCGGCCGTGGTTCTGTTGGAACTGATTTAAACTCCATTCCTGTTTCGGCGATTGAACGCATTGAGGTGCTGCGCGACGGTGCTGCGGCACAGTATGGTTCGGATGCGATTGCGGGGGTAATCAACATTGTTTTAAAAAAGGTAACACCATATAGTTTCTCTACCTCTTTTGGTCAGTCTTCTTCAAATGCCCTTGGTCGCGATTTTAGCGATGGCAGAACTTTTCAGGTTGATTTTAGCAAAGGCTGGGCATTTAAGAATGATAAAGGTTTCATCAATTTTGCGGCCCAATATCTTCAGCGTGGATATACCAACCGTGGTGGTTTAGATACCCGTCCTTTATTGTATTCTGCAAGTCCAACGAAAGGTTCTACAGAAACAGAAGCCGCTTTTCAGGCCCGTTTTGCCAGTTTAAAAGCCGCCGATGACGCCAGGGCTGCTGCAAATGGTTTAGATAGAAACAATATGCGTGTGGGTAATTCCGACTCCAAAAATGGTGGTGGATTTTTAAATGGTCAGTTCAATTTTGGGAAAACTACCCAATTGTATTATGCTGCAGGTTTTACGCATAAAACAGGAAGTGCAGCGGGTTTTTACCGATTGCCAACGCAAACTACCCAAATAGATTTGTCGATCTACCCTAATGGATTTTTACCATTTATCGATACCAAAATCAATGATTATTCTTTTTCTGCTGGTTTAAGAGGTAAATTGGGTACATGGGATTATGACCTTAGCAATACCAGCGGCGAAAATACAATCGCGTTTAATATTAACAATACGGTTAATGCTTCCCTGCCCACAGGAACAAGTCCTACTTCATTTTATGCTGGCGAGTTGCTATTCAGACAGAACACCAGTAACCTCGATTTAAACAAAAAACATACTTTTGACGGTGGATTTTTAACTTCATTAAATACAGCTTTTGGTGGAGAATTTAGGATAGATAACTACCAGATCAAAGAAGGCGAGCTTTTATCTTATTCAAATGGCGGAAGATTGATCGGAACGTCGCCTACTGCGTCAGGTGCGCAGGTATTTCCGGGTTTTAAACCCAGTAATGCATTGGATAAATCGAGGCACAACGTTGGTGCTTATGCCGATTTTGAAGCTGAATTTGGAACGAGGGTAACTTTAGGTGCTGCGGGCCGTTACGAAAATTACAGTGATTTCGGTTCTAACTTCTCCTATAAATTTACGGGTAAGGTTAAGCTTTTTGGTGATGTTTCCATCCGTGGAGCTTATTCCACTGGATTTAGGGCACCATCTTTACACCAACAATATTTTAATAATGAAAGCACGCAATTTGTAGGTACCAATGCCACACAGGTTTTAACCGTAAATAATGCAAATCCTATTGTTGCCCAGTTTGGTGTTGGTGCATTAAAACCTGAAATTTCTAAATCGGGAAGTTTAGGTTTGGCAGGCAAAATCGCCAAAACCTTTACTTTTACCATCGATGCTTATAACATTGATATCAGCGACCGGATTGTTTTCTCCAGTCAATATGCCCGCGAACGTTCTGCTGGTGTTTTAGTGCCAACCGGTGTAGTGAACCAGATTTTAAATACGGTAGACCCAGCGGCACAGATTAACAGTGTACAATTTTTTACCAATGCCATTACCACAAATACCGCAGGGATCGATGTGGTGTTAACCAACAGGTTCAATTTGGGTGCAAAAAGCAGCTTAATCTTAAGTGTTGCCGGAAATGTAAATAAAACCGTGGTAAGAAGCATTCAGGGATCCGATAAAATTGAAAGTGACCCAACCTTGAAAGCGAAATTATTCGATCGTTTGGAACGCTCCCGTTTCGAAAGTTCGGTGCCTAAAAACAAATTAAATATTACCGCAACCTATAATGTAAGTAAATTATCATTCGTGGCAAGAACAGTCCGTTTTGGAGAAGTTACGTATTTAAACGCCATCGATCCAAATATTCCTGCCAATGGTTTGCCAACTCAGTTGGATCAAACTTTTGCCCCTAAATGGGTAACTGATTTCTCTGTAAGTTATGCTGCAAGCAAAACATGGTCGGTAACCGTAGGGGCAAATAATATTTTTGATGTTTATCCCGATAAATTATACATCGATCCAAGGAATAATGAAAATAACCTTAGCGGTGTTTCTACCAGCAATTATTCAGGTGGATTAGACAATACTTCAAATGGCAGGTTCTTGTATCCAAGGGCTGTTAGTCAGTTTGGTTTTAGTGGCCGCTATGTATATGGTAAAATTGCCTGTACGTTTTAA
- a CDS encoding gliding motility lipoprotein GldH, whose protein sequence is MAQKINLLLNKKLIISIGFLLMVTLFVGCMASVIDSNVEIADRRWTYRNHISTTFEIKDNTKAYNIYFKLRHTADYKYANIFILVHFKDGKKVITRRYQYKLAKNDGEWLGSGSGNVFSYTLPMLTNYHFPGNGKFEIEIEQNMRDNPLLEVSDVGVLVDMVQ, encoded by the coding sequence ATGGCTCAGAAAATAAACCTGCTGCTGAATAAAAAGCTGATAATTTCGATTGGCTTTTTATTAATGGTTACCCTATTTGTGGGCTGTATGGCCAGCGTAATCGACAGCAATGTTGAGATTGCCGATCGCCGATGGACTTACCGCAACCATATTTCGACGACATTTGAAATAAAAGACAATACCAAAGCCTATAATATTTACTTCAAGCTTAGGCATACCGCAGATTATAAATACGCCAATATATTTATTCTGGTCCATTTTAAAGACGGTAAAAAGGTAATAACCAGGCGTTACCAGTATAAACTCGCTAAAAATGATGGCGAATGGCTGGGTAGCGGCTCTGGAAATGTATTCAGTTATACCTTACCCATGCTTACCAACTATCATTTTCCAGGAAATGGTAAGTTTGAAATCGAAATTGAGCAGAATATGCGCGATAATCCACTTTTAGAGGTAAGTGATGTTGGTGTTTTAGTTGATATGGTTCAATAA
- the ruvX gene encoding Holliday junction resolvase RuvX produces the protein MARILAFDYGTKRIGIAVTDPLQIIATGLDTVHPKDVIEYVKKYMLNEQVEAFVLGDPKQMDGSPSDSAQHVKGFATLLKKSFPDIPRHWVDERFTSKLAHQAIMQSGLKKMDRRDKDRVDTIAATIILQYFMESNRL, from the coding sequence ATGGCAAGGATCCTCGCATTTGATTATGGAACAAAACGCATCGGCATTGCGGTAACCGATCCTTTGCAGATTATTGCAACAGGTCTGGATACAGTGCACCCTAAAGATGTGATCGAATATGTTAAAAAATATATGCTTAACGAGCAGGTTGAGGCATTTGTACTTGGCGATCCGAAACAAATGGATGGTTCTCCATCCGATTCTGCACAACATGTAAAGGGCTTTGCTACGCTGTTGAAAAAATCATTCCCCGATATCCCCAGGCATTGGGTTGATGAGCGTTTTACCTCTAAATTGGCCCACCAGGCCATTATGCAAAGCGGCTTAAAAAAAATGGACAGAAGGGATAAAGACAGGGTTGATACCATTGCTGCAACCATCATTTTACAATATTTTATGGAAAGTAACCGTTTATAA
- a CDS encoding DUF3078 domain-containing protein, giving the protein MKNCLAAIILILSFCSTQLHAQEIDTIPINTKDMNIKLKRSPLPSRQGPLNFEPVKIKPLVVNAKINYWKTKTSIGINVNQAQFSNNWKGGGTNSVAVGGLVNWKAEYNKNSYSYVSELVLQYGKIKNKDQLQKKTNDRIFWDNKASFQLSKSWFFFGSLSFESQFDNGYSYSVVNGQETATLISKFMGPGYLTESIGFEYKPVTYFSTRIGTGTARQTFVLDEKLFPKPVDPTDPSKNSAFGVPYGKKVRNELAFQIVSAFDKDIFTNTNLKARYQMFIPYQDFKMSNIDHRLDVALTAKINRFMNTSLTGVLLFDKDTGTNKIQANQTLALGFGFTFPR; this is encoded by the coding sequence ATGAAGAACTGTTTAGCTGCCATCATCCTGATTCTAAGTTTCTGCTCTACCCAATTACATGCACAGGAAATTGATACCATTCCCATCAATACCAAAGACATGAACATTAAGTTGAAACGCAGTCCACTGCCAAGCAGACAAGGCCCGTTAAACTTTGAGCCGGTAAAAATCAAACCTCTGGTTGTTAATGCAAAAATCAATTACTGGAAAACCAAAACCAGTATCGGCATTAACGTTAACCAGGCACAGTTTAGCAATAACTGGAAGGGCGGGGGTACCAACTCTGTAGCTGTTGGCGGTTTGGTTAACTGGAAAGCAGAATACAACAAAAACAGTTATAGCTATGTTAGCGAGCTTGTTTTGCAATATGGTAAAATAAAAAACAAAGATCAGCTGCAAAAGAAAACCAACGACCGGATTTTTTGGGACAATAAAGCCTCTTTTCAATTATCAAAAAGCTGGTTCTTCTTCGGATCCTTAAGTTTTGAATCCCAATTCGATAACGGTTATTCTTACAGTGTGGTAAACGGCCAGGAAACCGCCACACTGATTTCAAAATTTATGGGTCCGGGTTATTTGACAGAGTCTATCGGTTTCGAGTACAAACCTGTTACCTATTTTTCTACCCGTATAGGTACCGGTACTGCACGCCAAACTTTTGTACTGGACGAAAAGCTTTTTCCTAAACCGGTTGATCCTACCGATCCATCAAAAAACAGTGCTTTTGGGGTACCGTATGGCAAAAAAGTACGTAATGAGCTGGCTTTTCAGATTGTAAGTGCATTTGATAAGGATATATTTACCAATACAAATCTTAAGGCACGTTATCAAATGTTCATTCCTTATCAGGATTTTAAGATGAGCAATATTGATCACCGGTTAGATGTTGCATTAACGGCAAAAATCAATCGTTTTATGAACACAAGTTTAACTGGCGTACTCCTGTTCGATAAGGATACAGGCACGAATAAAATACAGGCCAACCAAACGCTGGCCCTTGGTTTTGGGTTTACCTTCCCGAGGTAA
- a CDS encoding ATP-binding protein yields the protein MQFKEIIGQERVKQQLVQTVKENRISHAQLFLSPAGSGALPLAIAYAQYINCLNKGENDSCGECSSCRKYERLIHPDLHFSYPFFASASVKTAVDVLEEWRGMLMHDPYFDMDIWRSKLDAANKQANINIAECHDIIKKLSYKAFEAETKVLIMWLPEYLDKAGNALLKLIEEPPANTLFILIAQSQDQILTTILSRTQIVKIPKLSSEEVTGYLLNASGLTEHQAIDYSFLADGNLIEAKALAADTQSDSSGTFTAWLRMGFGNKVPDLIDFTDEAAKWGRENQKNFLKYGVNYLRECCLILSGAEELVKLPPLTFETAKKLSTHVLTLPMAEAIIGELEKAHYHIERNANPKILFLDVSLQLVKIIKFKTLPAGTQYIYN from the coding sequence ATGCAGTTTAAAGAAATCATCGGACAGGAAAGAGTGAAGCAACAACTAGTGCAAACGGTTAAGGAAAACCGCATTAGCCATGCGCAACTGTTTTTGTCGCCTGCTGGTTCTGGGGCTTTACCCCTGGCTATTGCCTATGCACAATATATCAATTGCCTTAATAAAGGCGAAAATGATAGCTGTGGCGAATGTTCGAGTTGTAGAAAATACGAACGCCTCATTCACCCCGATCTGCATTTCTCCTATCCGTTTTTTGCTTCTGCCAGTGTAAAAACTGCTGTAGATGTGTTGGAAGAATGGCGGGGCATGTTAATGCATGATCCTTATTTTGATATGGATATCTGGCGCTCTAAACTCGATGCAGCCAATAAACAGGCAAATATTAACATCGCCGAATGCCACGATATTATTAAAAAACTAAGTTATAAAGCCTTTGAGGCAGAGACTAAAGTTTTAATCATGTGGTTGCCCGAATATTTGGATAAAGCTGGAAATGCCTTATTGAAATTGATTGAAGAACCGCCTGCAAATACCTTATTTATTTTAATCGCCCAAAGTCAGGATCAGATTTTAACCACCATTTTATCCAGGACTCAAATTGTGAAAATTCCGAAGCTTTCATCAGAAGAGGTAACCGGATATTTATTGAATGCAAGTGGATTAACTGAACATCAGGCTATTGATTATTCCTTTTTGGCGGATGGAAATTTAATTGAAGCAAAAGCCCTTGCGGCAGATACGCAAAGCGACAGTTCTGGTACGTTTACGGCCTGGTTAAGAATGGGATTTGGCAATAAAGTGCCCGATTTGATCGACTTTACCGACGAGGCAGCGAAGTGGGGAAGAGAAAACCAGAAGAATTTTTTAAAATATGGCGTAAATTATTTACGCGAATGCTGTTTAATTTTAAGTGGGGCTGAAGAATTGGTGAAATTACCCCCACTGACCTTTGAAACCGCAAAAAAACTCAGTACACACGTGCTTACCTTACCTATGGCAGAAGCCATAATTGGCGAACTGGAAAAGGCACATTACCACATTGAAAGAAACGCAAACCCGAAAATTCTGTTTTTAGATGTATCTTTACAATTGGTAAAAATTATCAAGTTTAAAACGCTCCCTGCGGGGACTCAATATATATACAATTAA